GAACCCTGGGTAAACTGGGTCATCACTCCGTCCACATAAACACCGCGGCCGACCTGGGAAGTTCCTGAGGCGCCCGACAGACTCTGACTGACAATATCGGCAAAGGATGCTTCCCCGTCTTTAAACCCGACGGTATTCAAATTGGCAATATTATTCCCTACCACCGATAACCCTGTGCCGTAGGCGTTTAAACCGCTTATTCCTGAAAAAAGTGACGTTAAAATTGACATAGCTTCTCCTTTTTTTTATAAAACCTGATTTTTGTTAATAAATCTGAAGTAAACCTGACGCCGGCACTTTCTCTCCGTTAATGATCAAGTAGGCCGACCCCTGGTCATATATCACCCCGTTGACCTGTCCCTGGGTGTAAGTCGTTGCTGATACAGGAAGTCCCTGGACGTTCTTTGCCGAAACTGAATAGGTATAGCCTCCCTGAGGTAAGGAGGTTCCGGCATCCGATAATCCATCCCATGAAAGGGTTTGAATTCCTGCAACCTGCGGGCCCATCTGCATCGTACGGACAACCTTTCCCGCGCTGTCTGATATGTTGATTTCTACCTTAGCAGCATCTCCCTTTAATTCATACGCCATGGACGAAGAATTTCCATTGGCCAATGCAACTGTTCCCCCTTCGGCCAGCACGTTTTTTCCGATGAGATTCGCCAAACTTTTATTGTTCATGGAGGTAATCGCATCAGAAGAGGAGGTCACGCTCTTGTTAATGGAACTCAATTGCTCCAACTGACTGAATTGAGCCAGTTGAGAAACGAATTGGGTATTATCCATCGGCTTGAGCGGATCCTGATATTTCAGCTGAGTGGTTAAAAGCCGTAAAAATGCATTGGAACCTAATGAATTTAATCCTGTTGTGTCCATTTTTTCTCCTTAAACATAAAGACTAATCTGATGGTCCATTCGATGGTTCGTCTGAATTCCCGGTAATCCCTGAGAAATAGCTTGAGCCGGCCTGACAGGGCTATCCCATTCCTCCCCTTTTCTAAGACGGGATGGAGGATAATCATTCTGCTTAAAATGAGATGAAGAATCCGAAACCGACAGTTTTTCGAATTTTAATCCATATTCTAATAATGTGTTCCTGAGAAGATCCTGATGTTTTTCGAGCAAATCTCTTACAACAGGGTGGCTGGCAATAATTTCGGCTTTTACCTCTTTATGATGGAGATGAATGTCGATCTGAAGCGATCCCATTGATTCAGGTTCCAGCTTAAGACTTATTTTCTCTTCTTTTGAGGCAGGCTGTAGAACAAAAGAATTGGCAACCTGGCGGAGTACGTTTTGCTCCTCCTCCGGAAGAGGGTTAAAAACTTCGAGAAAATCACCTTTTGATCCCTGGATCTTCAAACCAGACGCCCCTTCATCAACCTTCTGCGATAAATCAATCGAGGGATTAAAAGAACTGCTCGCTGCCGGCAGATCCGTTTTATTTTCAACGCCATTTTTTTCTCCAGAATGTATCCCTTCTTTTTGATCACCTTGATCCGCGGGAGTCATAGGATGACTCCCCTTTGTTAATAATAGATTTTGGCCGTTTTGGCGCGGATCGGAGTTGATGAAAGGTTCATCGGCTGAATCTCCTTTGAGCTGTACCTGCTGAACGGATGCCACAGAAGAATCTTTTAAACCCTTCCCTTCCGGCATGTTGCCCTGGTCTTCAGAAGGGGTTTGGGCTGTCAGTAGAGCTTTGTTCGTTCCACTATTGATGACCTTCAGGTCATCAGGATTTACAAGAGGCGCTTTTATTTTTTCCATCTGTTCGGGCATATCTTCAGATTTCACATCCAGTAAAACCGGAAGATTTTGACCT
The Nitrospirota bacterium DNA segment above includes these coding regions:
- a CDS encoding flagellar hook assembly protein FlgD, whose amino-acid sequence is MDTTGLNSLGSNAFLRLLTTQLKYQDPLKPMDNTQFVSQLAQFSQLEQLSSINKSVTSSSDAITSMNNKSLANLIGKNVLAEGGTVALANGNSSSMAYELKGDAAKVEINISDSAGKVVRTMQMGPQVAGIQTLSWDGLSDAGTSLPQGGYTYSVSAKNVQGLPVSATTYTQGQVNGVIYDQGSAYLIINGEKVPASGLLQIY
- a CDS encoding flagellar hook-length control protein FliK is translated as MVSNFLALNPELSLNSPVNGQGPELYAHSGKKPHFDKVLNQHLNYSKNLVKNSEDPINDPKIINEKPVVNKETNTDGKKESGTEKGENKIEVKEEKPSVVFQDSPNDIQKGQNLPVLLDVKSEDMPEQMEKIKAPLVNPDDLKVINSGTNKALLTAQTPSEDQGNMPEGKGLKDSSVASVQQVQLKGDSADEPFINSDPRQNGQNLLLTKGSHPMTPADQGDQKEGIHSGEKNGVENKTDLPAASSSFNPSIDLSQKVDEGASGLKIQGSKGDFLEVFNPLPEEEQNVLRQVANSFVLQPASKEEKISLKLEPESMGSLQIDIHLHHKEVKAEIIASHPVVRDLLEKHQDLLRNTLLEYGLKFEKLSVSDSSSHFKQNDYPPSRLRKGEEWDSPVRPAQAISQGLPGIQTNHRMDHQISLYV